The following proteins are co-located in the Heliorestis convoluta genome:
- a CDS encoding HD domain-containing phosphohydrolase, with the protein MTEKPKVLLVDDEENVLFALKRQLRNRFQVLTADGGKAGIQAIETAGPFDVVVADYRMPGMDGIEFLAYCHKNHPDTSRIMLTGHADMQVSIDAVNEGKIFRFLTKPCPPEIFIKSLEGAIEQYRLVTAERELLDKTLKGSIKVLVDILSLSNSKTFQLSGSIRKLARELAQTLAVPHDRIWEVELAALFSQIGCVTIPAHIMQKKEQGLPLDNIEKALFDEHPLAGRRLLTHIPRLENVAEAVAFQQKRFDGQGVPTLDLRSGPTIPLLGRILKVILDFDELLRAGKGLNSALDLMRSRSGWYDPAILKALVTTVLGNQEGYSQYTEGDSLLIDVMVDDLMPGMILAEELVDIHGRMLIPKGFEVTDALKMRIRNFARFQKIKEPIKVLDFLRG; encoded by the coding sequence ATGACCGAGAAGCCAAAAGTTCTTCTTGTAGATGATGAAGAAAATGTACTCTTCGCTTTAAAGCGTCAGCTAAGAAATCGTTTCCAGGTGCTTACAGCCGATGGTGGAAAAGCAGGCATTCAAGCGATAGAGACTGCAGGTCCCTTTGACGTCGTTGTTGCTGATTACCGTATGCCAGGTATGGATGGCATTGAATTTTTAGCCTATTGCCACAAAAATCATCCTGATACCAGCCGCATTATGTTAACTGGTCATGCTGATATGCAAGTATCTATCGATGCAGTGAATGAAGGAAAAATATTCCGCTTTCTTACCAAACCTTGTCCACCCGAAATTTTTATCAAATCACTAGAAGGCGCCATTGAACAGTACCGATTGGTTACAGCAGAAAGAGAACTGCTAGACAAAACTTTAAAAGGAAGCATTAAGGTACTTGTTGATATCTTATCTCTTTCAAATTCTAAAACCTTTCAGCTATCAGGCTCTATTCGCAAACTAGCACGGGAACTTGCTCAAACGCTGGCAGTTCCTCACGATCGTATCTGGGAAGTAGAGTTGGCTGCTCTTTTTTCTCAGATCGGCTGCGTCACCATTCCAGCGCATATTATGCAGAAGAAAGAACAGGGACTACCCCTTGATAACATAGAAAAAGCTTTGTTTGATGAACATCCTTTAGCAGGACGTCGACTGCTAACTCACATTCCTCGCTTGGAAAATGTGGCCGAAGCAGTGGCTTTCCAGCAGAAACGTTTTGACGGGCAAGGTGTCCCTACTTTAGATCTGAGATCGGGTCCAACAATCCCGTTGCTAGGAAGAATCTTAAAAGTGATTCTTGACTTCGATGAGCTTCTTCGCGCTGGCAAAGGTTTAAATAGCGCTTTAGATTTGATGCGATCACGCAGCGGTTGGTATGATCCAGCCATTCTCAAAGCTCTGGTAACCACGGTGTTAGGAAACCAAGAAGGCTATAGTCAATATACGGAAGGGGATTCTCTCCTAATCGATGTGATGGTTGATGATCTGATGCCAGGGATGATCTTAGCAGAGGAATTGGTCGATATTCATGGAAGAATGTTAATCCCGAAGGGTTTCGAAGTAACGGATGCACTCAAGATGCGAATTCGAAATTTTGCTCGCTTTCAGAAAATCAAAGAGCCGATTAAGGTGCTTGATTTTCTGAGGGGATAG
- a CDS encoding two-component system sensor histidine kinase NtrB, which translates to MMNEKDTMKQIYILYELALSIGQSLDLHRNCDLFLQRFLALKNLDYAALWVKDEYIIDKKDGKAHLVYANPTCYPLHEHISYEHPLFQRLRHNSFDLVTSDEEGFQELIDERGIHKGTYILFSLDSIGVLKFYSTAVDPTLITEMERKQFEQVMQKFRISLLGCLAYNRSLVELKEREIIEAELEKRVQERTLELRRANEEMQQEVQERKKVEALLASDKSLLAVTLLSIGDAVISTDSVGRIRMINRAAKDILGQEQTVIEGKYLDEILYAETEKGQRYDPLLQYFLKGSQEYYDRPWPFILFEKDGTRRILSGSASPIQGTHGDLQGYVLVFRDITEQKRNESQLALSQKLESIGQLASGIAHEINTPMQYVGDNTSFLQEAFQDMSRLLEDMLEIIATVACRVPENGKCDSLHGKARKALQESEEIDLPYLLTEIPQAVEQSLQGIEHVSKIVLSLKRFAHPGVKKKGMADINQALAGTVEISRNEWKYVADMDLRLHPSLPHVYCAIDEINQVFLNILINATHAIGERIKKDLCQKGRITIETRQVGSNVEVLISDTGGGIDEKIVHRIFDPFFTTKDVGKGTGQGLTIAHNIVVNKHKGTISVDVTEGWGTTFIVSLPMDPEEKSIKE; encoded by the coding sequence ATGATGAATGAAAAAGATACAATGAAACAAATCTATATTCTGTACGAATTGGCCTTGTCGATTGGACAATCCCTTGATTTGCACCGCAATTGCGATCTTTTCCTTCAACGTTTTCTGGCTCTTAAGAATTTAGATTATGCTGCTTTGTGGGTTAAAGACGAGTATATCATTGATAAGAAAGACGGAAAAGCCCATCTTGTCTATGCCAATCCAACCTGCTACCCGCTACATGAGCATATCTCTTACGAGCACCCTTTGTTTCAGCGACTTCGTCACAATTCTTTTGATCTAGTTACCTCAGATGAAGAAGGCTTTCAAGAGCTGATTGACGAAAGAGGGATACATAAAGGCACTTATATACTTTTTTCTTTAGACAGTATCGGTGTATTGAAGTTTTATTCTACTGCTGTCGATCCTACTCTTATTACGGAAATGGAACGAAAGCAATTTGAGCAAGTAATGCAAAAGTTTCGGATTTCTTTGCTTGGTTGCTTGGCTTACAATCGTTCTCTTGTAGAGTTAAAAGAGCGAGAAATTATTGAAGCAGAGTTAGAAAAAAGAGTGCAAGAACGTACATTAGAGTTAAGGCGTGCCAACGAAGAGATGCAGCAAGAAGTACAGGAAAGAAAAAAAGTAGAAGCTTTGTTGGCATCTGATAAATCTCTGCTTGCAGTTACCTTATTAAGTATTGGTGATGCTGTCATTTCTACGGACTCTGTCGGTCGTATTCGAATGATCAATCGAGCTGCCAAAGATATTTTAGGGCAAGAGCAGACAGTGATAGAGGGAAAATATTTAGATGAAATTTTATATGCCGAGACAGAAAAGGGCCAACGTTATGACCCCCTGCTTCAATATTTTTTGAAGGGTTCTCAGGAATATTATGATCGTCCCTGGCCTTTTATCTTATTCGAAAAAGATGGAACTCGACGCATTCTTTCTGGAAGTGCTTCTCCCATTCAAGGCACCCATGGCGATTTACAAGGCTATGTTCTTGTTTTTCGTGATATTACAGAACAAAAACGTAATGAATCACAACTTGCTTTGTCTCAAAAGCTAGAATCCATAGGGCAACTCGCGTCCGGTATTGCCCATGAGATCAACACGCCCATGCAGTACGTGGGAGACAACACTTCTTTTCTCCAAGAAGCGTTTCAGGACATGAGCCGCCTCTTAGAAGATATGCTTGAAATTATTGCAACCGTTGCTTGCAGAGTACCTGAGAATGGAAAGTGCGACTCCCTTCATGGAAAAGCTCGAAAAGCCCTTCAAGAGAGTGAAGAAATCGATCTACCCTATCTGCTTACAGAAATTCCGCAAGCCGTTGAGCAATCTTTACAAGGCATTGAACATGTCAGTAAAATCGTGTTATCGTTAAAGCGATTTGCCCATCCTGGCGTGAAGAAAAAAGGCATGGCTGATATTAATCAAGCTCTCGCAGGTACCGTTGAAATATCACGAAACGAATGGAAATACGTAGCTGATATGGATCTGCGACTCCACCCTTCCTTGCCCCATGTCTACTGTGCCATTGATGAAATCAACCAGGTTTTTTTAAATATTTTAATCAATGCCACCCATGCGATTGGAGAACGGATCAAAAAGGATCTCTGCCAAAAAGGACGGATCACCATTGAGACTCGCCAGGTCGGATCTAATGTTGAAGTATTAATTAGCGATACAGGCGGCGGCATCGATGAAAAAATTGTTCATCGTATCTTTGATCCTTTCTTCACCACAAAAGATGTTGGAAAAGGAACGGGTCAAGGGCTGACGATTGCTCATAATATTGTGGTCAACAAACACAAAGGCACCATCTCTGTCGATGTTACGGAAGGCTGGGGCACCACTTTTATCGTTTCCTTGCCCATGGATCCGGAAGAAAAAAGCATCAAGGAGTGA
- a CDS encoding HDOD domain-containing protein, which translates to MVAGFLHDLGKVVLLQVDGFLEQWKEHMLYSNQNAFEVENKIVGTSHAEVGAYLLGLWGLPSMIGDAVAFHHNPCKISKETEWSNQPVVTAVYVANLLIRDKDTASFFLSLLARKDAGQATRWKEWTDYVLDCTEDVDES; encoded by the coding sequence ATGGTAGCAGGCTTTCTTCATGATTTAGGGAAAGTGGTGCTATTACAAGTTGATGGGTTTTTGGAACAATGGAAAGAGCATATGCTTTATTCAAATCAAAATGCTTTCGAAGTAGAAAATAAAATCGTAGGGACTTCTCATGCTGAAGTTGGTGCTTATCTTTTAGGTCTTTGGGGCCTTCCTTCTATGATTGGTGATGCTGTTGCTTTTCATCACAATCCCTGTAAAATTTCCAAGGAAACAGAGTGGTCAAACCAACCTGTCGTGACAGCTGTCTATGTGGCCAACCTTTTAATACGAGACAAAGATACCGCTTCTTTTTTTCTCAGTTTGCTCGCGCGAAAAGATGCTGGGCAGGCTACACGATGGAAAGAGTGGACTGATTACGTTCTTGATTGTACAGAGGATGTGGATGAGTCATGA
- a CDS encoding HDOD domain-containing protein, which produces MQGVVLFVDDEVNILQGLKRMLHGMRNQWALHFVSSGQDALSFLASTPVDVIISDLRMPGMDGVALLKMVQHHYPQVVRIILSGQADREQALRSLEVAHQYLGKPCEPKALKNIIQQALMLRDFLKDPHLLRLVTGLKQLPSLPVLYLQLMDEMDSSDPSPKKIGHIISKDMAMTARILQFTNSAFLGLPHPVTNPSHAAVLLGLNTLRALVVTHHIFSTYEEKSDKAAFLSYLWQHSMQVGLLAQRIASDLTGNKKRGEEAW; this is translated from the coding sequence TTGCAAGGGGTCGTGCTCTTTGTAGATGATGAAGTTAATATATTACAGGGGTTAAAACGAATGCTCCATGGGATGCGCAACCAGTGGGCTTTGCATTTTGTTAGCAGTGGCCAGGATGCCCTATCCTTCTTAGCTTCTACGCCTGTTGATGTCATAATTAGTGATTTACGTATGCCTGGCATGGATGGCGTAGCACTATTAAAAATGGTTCAGCATCACTACCCCCAGGTTGTTCGCATCATCCTTTCTGGTCAAGCAGACCGAGAGCAAGCGCTTCGCTCTTTAGAAGTAGCGCACCAGTATTTAGGCAAGCCTTGTGAACCTAAGGCATTAAAAAATATCATTCAACAAGCTCTTATGTTACGTGATTTCCTAAAAGATCCTCACCTGTTACGACTGGTTACAGGCTTAAAGCAGTTGCCGAGCCTTCCTGTTCTTTATCTGCAACTGATGGATGAAATGGATAGTTCAGACCCCTCTCCCAAGAAAATAGGACATATTATTTCTAAAGACATGGCAATGACGGCTCGGATTTTACAGTTTACCAACTCTGCTTTTTTGGGACTTCCCCATCCGGTTACCAATCCCAGTCATGCAGCTGTTTTGCTTGGTTTAAACACACTGCGAGCGCTTGTTGTAACACACCATATTTTCTCGACTTATGAAGAAAAAAGCGACAAAGCGGCTTTCCTTTCTTATCTTTGGCAGCATAGTATGCAAGTTGGCCTGCTGGCACAGAGAATTGCCTCAGATCTAACGGGCAATAAAAAAAGAGGCGAAGAAGCATGGTAG
- a CDS encoding DUF2512 family protein codes for MYRLSNIVKGFGFKYLLTFVASVVALGLFVDNPWFLIILFSILATSINYLVGDMVILPRNGNFVASVSDGIMAAFIAFLFSLFFFAFQTPIFALLTLGLLITLGDALFHLFLREKKNTMP; via the coding sequence GTGTATAGACTGAGTAATATCGTTAAAGGCTTTGGTTTTAAATATTTACTAACTTTTGTTGCGTCTGTTGTTGCTCTTGGTTTATTCGTTGATAATCCTTGGTTTCTTATCATTCTATTCAGTATATTGGCTACGTCCATCAATTATCTTGTTGGAGACATGGTCATATTACCACGAAACGGTAATTTTGTTGCTTCTGTTAGTGATGGTATTATGGCTGCTTTTATAGCTTTTCTCTTCAGCCTCTTCTTTTTTGCTTTCCAGACACCTATCTTCGCTTTATTAACGCTTGGACTTCTCATTACATTGGGGGATGCACTTTTTCATCTCTTTCTTAGAGAAAAGAAAAATACAATGCCTTAA